The following DNA comes from Streptomyces sp. NBC_00690.
GTGAGATGCGGGACTACTGGGCCGAGCAGGCCGCGGAGCGCAGAAGGCAGCCGCGGGAGGATCTCCTCAGCCATCTCGTCCACGCCGAGTTCGAGGGCGAACGGCTCTCCGACGGAGCGGTGTTCAACATCGCGAACCGCATGCTGATCAACGGACACCACACCACCGAACTGCTCATCGGCAACACGGTGCTGTGCCTGACGGAGTTCCCCGAACAGGCGGCGCGGGTGCGCGCTGACCGCTCGCTCGTACCGGCCCTGATCGAGGAGTCCCTGCGCTTCCTCAGCCCGCTCGCCGGCGTCATGCGGGTGTCCACCACCGAGGTGGAGGTCGCTGGACAGCTCATCCCCAAGGACCAGATGGTCATGGCGTGGTGCGGCGCGGCCAACCGCGACGGGCGGGTCTTCACCGACCCGGACACCTTCGACGCGGCCCGTTCCCCCAATGCGCACCTCGGCTTCGGCCGGGGCGTCCACTTCTGCATGGGCAGACGGCTGGCGCGACTTGAGGCCAAGTCCGCCACGAACATCCTGCTCGACCGGCTCCCCAAGCTACGAACGGACCCTGCCGACCCGCCGAAGTTCGGGCACGTGGTGGACGCCACCGGCGTGGCCAGGCTCCCCGTGCTGAACGGTTGAGCCCCTACCCCGGAAGAAGAGTGATCCCGATGACGACGGTGGTCGACCGGTGGAACGTGCACCCAGGACACCGCTGGCTGCGCGGCGAACGCCCGAAGTCCCCGGTGCAGTTCGACGAAGAGCTGGGCATGTGGTGCGTGTACGGCCACCCCGAGATCCTGGAGGTGCTCAGCACCCCCGAGGTGTTCACGTCCGACACCGCGCGGCTGCTGCCCGTGAGCGTCGACCCCTCGCTCATCGAGGGCGACATGTCCCAGATGGACCCGCCCCGGCACCGGGCCTTCCGCGGGCTGGTCAGTCGCGCCTTCACGCCTCGGCTGATCGCCGGTCTCGAACCGCGCATCGCGGAGATCACCGACGGGCTGATCGCCGACATGGACGGCAAGTCCGAGATCGAGCTCGTCGCCGAGCTGGCGTATCCGCTGCCGGTCATCGTCATCGCCGAGCTCCTCGGAATTCCCGACAGCGACCGCGACCTGTTCAAGAAGTGGGCCGACAACATCATCGAGGGCTTCAGCGGAGCCTCGTTCCTCGACGACAGCGAACAGGGCGAGCAGGACCTGCGCGATGCCACGGACCGGTTGCAGCCCCTGCTCGAATATCTGGCCGGACATGTCGCCGACCGCCGCCGCAACCCGAAGCAGGACCTGCTCACGCACCTGGCCCTGGCCGAGGCGGACGGCGAGCGGCTCACCGACAACGAAGTCGTGAACGTCGCCAACATCTTGCTGGTCACCGGACACATCACCACCACGATGCTCCTCGGCAACACCGTGTTGTGCCTGGACGCCGAGCCCGATGAGTTCGCCCGGGTGCGCAAGGACAGATCGCTGGTCCCCGGCGCCATCGAGGAGGCCCTGCGGACACTGCCACCGTCGGCCGCGCTCGCCCGGGGCACCACCAGACAGGTGCGGCTCAGTGGGCAGCTCATCCCGAAGGACCAGTTGGTCCAGCTGTGGCTGGGCGCCGCCAACCGTGACCCGCGCACCTTTGAGCGGCCCGGTGTCTACGACCCGACGCGCAGTCCCAATCCGCACTTCGGCTTCGGCCGGGGCATCCACTACTGCATCGGTGCCGCCCTGAGCCAGCTGGAGGGCCGGGTCGCGCTCAACAAGCTCCTGGACCGATTCCCGGTGCTCCGTACGGACCCGGACAGACCGCCGGAGTTCTTCCCGACCGCCGACATGATCGGTGTCAACTCCCTCCATCTGCAGACCTCATGACCCCCATGGCGAGGATCCCGTGACGATCGAGCAACCGCTGGCGCAGTTGTCCTTCGGGTACATACCGGCCCAGATCCTTTACACCGCGACGGAGCTCGGCATCGCCGACGCACTCGCCGACGGCCCGCTTGACCATCGGGACGCCGCTGAGCGCACCGGCGCCGATCCGGTCGCGGTCCTCCGGCTGCTACGGGCACTGGTGGGCCTCGGCGTGGTCGCCCAACTGGACGCCGATCGGTTTGAACTCACCGCATCGGGCCGGCAGCTGATGACCGGCACACCCGGCTCGCTCCGCGACGACATCCTGCTCTCGGCCATGCCCGAACTGTGGCGCGCCTGGGGGGATCTGCCGCAGGTGCTGCGCAGCGGACAGCCGCCGAGGAATCCCGCGACGGGTCTCACCGCCCACGAGGCGCTGATGCGCGACCCGCAGCTGGCCGAGAAGTTCCGCGCCGCCAAGGTCCTCGGGAACCAGGTGCTCACCGCCGGGGTCACCGCGGCCTACGACTTCTCCCGGTTCCGTACGGTCGCCGACCTCAGCGGCGACGAGGCCACCCTGCTGTCCGCGGTACTGACCGCGGTGCCCGGTCTGCGAGGTGTGGTGCAGGACAGGCCCGAGGCGCTGGAGCGCGCGGCTGCCGCACTGGCTGGCGCCGGCGTCGCAGACCGGGCCGACGTCCGGGAGGGCGATGTCCTGGGCTCCGCACCGCTGGGCGCCGACGTCTATCTCCTCGCCCATGTGCTGCGGGAGTGGGACGACGACCAGGCCACGGCGATCCTGCGCAACTGCCGTGCGGCGATGGCGCCCGGTGGCCGGGTGGTGATCGTGGAGACCGTGGTCCCCGCCGTTCTCACGCCGGAGGACTCCGCCACCTACGGAATGACGGACCTCAACAACCTCGTGTACGCCGGCGGCAGGGAGCGGACCGCTGAGGAGTTCCGGGCGCTGCTGGCGGGCGCGGGCTTCATGCTCACCGCGCAGACCAGCATGAAGTTGGAGCCCGGGATGCCGGACTACCACCTCATCGAGGGGACGCCCGGCGTATAGCGGGTCTTCCGCTCTTCGTGATCCCGACCCGACCCGAGTCGTCTGTGAGGCCGTGAGATGGAGTACCGCATTCTGGGTCCGGTCGAAGTACGGGACGGAGGCACCACGATTCCCCTGGACGGTGAGAAGCAGCGGACCGTACTGGCGGCCCTGCTCCTCACCGAGACCGGTTTCCTCTCCGACACCGATCTGACGTCTTTGCTGTGGGGCTCACGACCACCTGGGACGCACAACGCCCAGATCTACAACTATGTCTCCCGACTGCGGAAGACGGTGGGTGGTGCGAACATCGTTCGTCGCTCTCCCGGCTACCGGATCGAGATCAGCACCGCGTCGCTCGACCTCGTCGACTTCGAGAAGCTGGCCAAGCGCGGCCAGGGGGCGCTGGCCGCGGGTGCGTACGAGGAGGCTCGTCGGCTGCTGCGGTCCGCGCTGGCCCTGTGGCACGGGCCGACGCTCGCCGATGTCTCGGAGTATCTGACCAACGCTGAACGACCACGCATCGAGGAGGCGCGGATCTCCGTACTGGAGAGCCGCATCGAAGCAGATCTCGCGGTCGGCGGGCACGCCGAGGTACTGCCGGAACTGACCCGCCTGGTGGGCCAGTACCCGCTGCGCGAGCGCTTCCGGGCCCAACTGATGACCGCGCTCTACCGCTGCGACCGCCAGGCCGAGGCGCTGGCGCTCTACGAGGACAGCAGACGGATGCTCGCCGAGGAACTCGGAGTGGGCCCCGGGGTGCTGCTGCGCGAGGTGCATCACGCGATCCTCACGGCGGAGGACCCCACCGTGACGGGAGCCCACGGCCGTGAGCGGCTGTGCTGCCGTCAGGCGACGGGCCAACTGCTGTACCGGCGCAGGCCATAGAGGAGCGGCAGCAGGTCCGGGCGCTGTTCCACGGTCAGCACCCGGCCGAACACCAGCACATGGTCCCCGACCGGCACGGTCCGCTCGACCTCGCAGTCCGCCACTGCATGTGCGTCCGTCCATAGATGCGGGCCCGCGTTGGCCTCGTCCTGGAACCAGCCGACGCGGTCGAAGCGGTTCTGACAGCCCGACGCGAACAGTTCCGCGGTGGCCCGCGCGCCGTCGTGCAGCAGGTTCACCGCGAACCCGCCGCTGCTCACGACGGCCGCCAGCGTCGGGCTCGCGGCGCGCAGGCACACCAGCAGGGTCGGCGGATCCAGTGTTGCGCTGCACAGCGACGAGCACGTCATGCCCCACGGCCGACCCTGCGAATCGGTCGCGGTGACCACCGCCACGCCGGTCGGGAAGCCGCTCATCATCGAGCGGAACCCGTCCGGCGTGGCACGACCGGCCGATCGCGTGATCGAGCCGGTCCGATCAGGCATCGAGCCCTCGCATCCGCGCGAAGTAGTCGTAGTGCGAAGGCAGTCTGTCGACCATGTGCCGCGCCTTGTCATGGATGGCCGCGAACTCCTTCTGTGCCGACTTCTCATCGGTGAGGGACAGCGCGGGTGACGGCGGAGGCTTGATGCCGCCGGTGCCGAGCAGGATGCAGTTGTACGAGTACGGCGGCAGCCCATGGTAATAGGGGAAGACATCCTCGGATCCCGGCAGCCGTGCCTGCCACGCTTCCAGACGTCCGGCCAGCGCGTCGGGCACGTCCCGCGTCTTGGCGTCCTTCCAGTACTGGGTGTCATTGCGTGCGGCGCCCTTGTAGTGCAGGACGAGGAATTCCCGTACGCCGTCCATTACATTGGCGACGGCCGAGTTGTACAAGCCCCTCAGCTTGGGGTTCCAGTCGGCTGCCGGGAAATGCCGTACCAACTGCTCGATGGCATGGTGAATGAAGAAGATCCCCGTCGATTCCAGAGGTTCGACGAATCCGCTGGAAAGACCGATGGCCACGCAGTTGTTCACCCAGGATTCGCGGCTCCGGCCGATGCGCATACGAATGTGATTCGCCTCTGCCTCGGCACCCGCCGGCCCCACAAATTCACGCAGGGTACGCTCGGCCTCCTCCGGTGAGAGATAGTCCTTGGCATAGACGTATCCGGTTCCGATACGGCCGAAGAGCGGTATCGTCCATATCCATCCGGCATCCTGGGCCGTTGCCGTCGTACAGGGACGGATACCGTTCTTCTTCATGTCCAGTGGCACTTGGAGGGCCACCGCACTGTCATTGGGCAGGGTGTCTTGGTACGAGATGAAGGGCACATCGAGTGCACGGTTGAGCAGAACGCCGCGGAACCCCGTGCAGTCGATGAAGAGATCGCCGTGGAGTTCGCCGTGATCCTGTGTCACGACATGGTCGATCCAGCCGCGCTCGTCGAGCCGGACGTCGAGTACGTCGTCCACGAGGTGCCGTACGCCGCGGTCGACGGAGTATCCGGTGAGGAACTTCGCGAGCAACGCCGCCTCGAAGTGATAGGCGTACGGGAACTGGGTCTTCCCCTGGTGCTCCGACATCGTCAGACCGATGGGCTTGTCGAGCCCGTCGCTTCCGCTCTCGTCCAGCAGGGTCCCGTCGAGCTGCCGTGGGCTACGGCCCGCGTCGCACAGGGACGCCATGACGAAGCAGTCCTTGTCGAACCGGTCGGTGGGTCCGTTCTGGAGCCACCATTCGGTCAGCGGAAAGCCGTTGACCGACCGCAACTGCTCGAACGGGTGGTAGAAGTGATGGCCGGGCCGTCGCCAGTCCTGGAATCGGACGGCCAGCTTGTAAGTGGCGTTGCAGGCCGGCATCCATTCCTCTTCCTTCAGGTCGAGGAATTCAAAGAAGTGCCGGATGTCACTGAAGGTCGCCTCGCCGACGCCGATGGTGCCGACCTTGCCGGACTCGACGAGCGTGATGGAAACCCGGTCGCCGAATGCCGCCTTCAGATAGGAGGCGGTCATCCAGCCGGCGGTTCCGCCACCGACAATGACGATCCTATCGGGACTCTGCGCGCTCACGTCACACCTCAATTCACATGGCTGGGCACGACGCGGGGCTGGACCCCGCCTGTCGGTCACGAGTCTGCTCTGCCGGGCTATCCGGAATCTATGGCAGTGCTATCAATTCGAAATAGTCGCCGCAGCACACCATCACGCGAGTGATACTGAATGGCCCTATTCCCCTGAATCCGCTGCCCACGGCGGTAGTTAGGAAGGTGATTCGGTGAGTTCCGCTGAGTTCTTCATTCGGATGGGACATGTGCTCGCAGTGCTCTGCGGGGTGCTTCTCGTCGTCGCCGCCGGACGTTTTGCGGCGCGAAAGGCCCATCAGCCCGAAGTCGTCGGGGAATTGACGGCCGGACTGCTCGCCGGCCCCGCGGCGGTCTGGCTCCTGGGGCACGACACCTTCGATGTGGTGGTACCGAAGGAGGTGCTGTCGGTGCTCAAACTGACAGCGCAGGCGGGCCTGGTGCTGTTCCTGGTCGGTCTCACCCACGAATTGCGCAGCGGGGCGCCCGCGCGGATGGGGCGAGCTGCCGCCTGGGTGAGCGCGGGCGCGCTGGTGCCCGCACTGGGGACGGGCGCACTGCTGGCAGGCTGGGTGCTGCTGACCGGTGATGCGGCAGTGCGCGGCACCGCACCGACCGCCGCGTTGGTGCTGGTCCTGGCGGTGTCGCTGTCGGTCACGGCCGTCCCGGTGCTCGCTCGCATCCTCACCGATCGGGGCATGTTCGACACGGGGGCGGGACGGCTCTCGCTCACTGCGGCCCTGGTCACCGACTGTGTGTCATGGCTGTTGCTGTCGGTGGCGGTCGGCCTGGGGTCGGGGAGCCTCGCCGGCTTCCTGCGCGCGATGGCGACGTTCGCCTGCGGTGTGCTGGTCGCCGCGCTGCTGCGGCTGGTGCTGCGCGACCGGATCGCGGAGGTGCTGTGCCGCAGGCCGTGGGTTCCGGTGCTGCTGACGGCCGGGATCGCGATGGGCATGGCGGCGGCGATGGAACTCCTGGGCATGACGGCGATCCTGGGGGCGGCACTCGCCGGCCTCGCCGTGCCGGTGACGGATCGGTGGGAGAGCGCCGTGGCGCGGGTCAGCAGAGCCGGGCGGGCGCTGGTGCCGGTCTTCTTCGTGGTCACCGGCATCACCGTGCTGACCGCCGGGTTCGGGTCCGCACCGATCACGCTGATCGGGGCGGCCCTGGTGCTGGGGATCGCGGGCAAGACGGTGGGGGGCTATGTGGGAGCCAGGCTCGGCGGCCAGGGCCACTGGGACGCGCTGCGGATCGGCTCGCTGATGAACACGCGCGGCCTCACCGAACTGATCGTGCTGCACGCAGCGTACGAGGCGGGGCTGCTCACCGCGCCGCTGTTCCTGGCACTGGTGGTGATGGCCCTGGTCACCACCGCGATGACGGGACCCGCGCTCCTCGCCGTGGACCGGGCCGAGATGCGCCGCCGGCAGACCGCGTTGCCGCCGCACACGGTGCGAAAGGGCGACGGAGTGCGCTGATGAAGTGCGCAGCAGGACATTGTTGGGGCTCGTCACCTGGCCGATCGGCCAGGTGACGAGCCCCAACAGGTCCGTACGAACCACTGTCAGCCCACGCGCTGGAGGGCCTTCTCCTTGCGCGCTGCCACGCTCGACCCGGATTCGCGGCGCGCCATGCGGCGCAGCAGGACGGGGGCGAGGAGCAGACCGACCACCGCCCAGCCGCCGAGTACGGCCACGGTTTCCAAATGCCGCCAGGAGTCGCCGATCTCGACGCTGGCCGCAGCGTCGGGCAGCAGGGCGGAGCGCATCCCGAGGCCGAGCCAGTAGACGGGGAACACCTGGGCGAGCCCCTGGACCCAGTCGGGCAGGGAGGTGATCGGGTAGAAGATGCCGGAGATGCCGATCATGGCGAGGATCGGCAGCATGAGGATCCCTTGGCTGCGCGCACTGGTGAAGATCGAGCCGAGCACCGCGCCGATCGGCAGGGTCGCCATCAGTCCGAGTACGAGCACCCAGGCGAGGGTCAGCCAGGCTCCGCTGCTGCCGACGGACAGGCCGTCGATGATGATCAGGCCGGGGATCAGGAAGATCGCGAGGTCGATGATCAGACAGCCGGAGACCGAGACGATCTTGCCGGTGAGATAGCCCACCATGCCGTTCGGCGTGGCCTTCGCCCGCAGCAGGGTGCCGTCCTCCCGGTCGGCCGTGAGGTGCTGGCTCATGGTGATGATGGCCATCGACGCGTTCATGCCGAGGATGCTGGGGAGCACCAGGGTGCCGAGCATGAACCCGCTGCTGCCGAAGTCGACGTCGCGCATGAAGAACATGACGACCAGCATCAGCACGGGCCAGAAGAAGTGATTGAAGATGTCTCCGGCGTTGGTGACGGACTGCCGGATCTCAATCACACCGCGGGTCCAGCCCGCGCGCAGGGCCGTCGTCGTCGGGTTCATCGGGCCGCTCCTTCGTTCACGGCCGCGGTCTCGCCCGCCGACTCCGCAGTCTCCTCCGACGTCGTTCCGTCACTCGTTTCGGCCTTCCGGACCATGGCGAGGTACGTGTCCTCAAGCGAGGCCCTGCGGACCTCCAGATCGGCGATCTCCTCGCCGTACTCCTTGAACAGCCCGAAGGTGAACCCCGTGGAGTCGACGGTCGACTGCTCGTACTGCCGCCCCTGCCGGGTCCAGCGGACTGTGTCCTCACCCGCGATGCGCCGGGAGAGCTCCTCCGCCGTGCCGTCGCCGATGATCCGACCGCCGTCGAGGATCATGATGCGGTCCGCGAGCTTCTCGGCTTCCGGCAGATCGTGAGTGGTGAGCAGGATCGTCGTCTCGTGTTCCCGGGCGAGGCGGCCGACGAGCTCGTGGAACTCATGGCGGGCAACCGGGTCGAGGCCCGCGGTGGGCTCGTCCAGGAAGAGGAGTTCGGGGCGCCCCGCGATGCCGACCGCCACGTCGAGCCTGCGGCGCTGGCCGCCGGAGAGCATCCTGACCTTCTTGTGGGCGTGCTCGGTGAGGCCGACGGATGCGACGAGCTCATCAGGGTCCCAGGGCCGCTTGATCGTCTCGGTGGAGTAGGCGGCGTAGTAGCTGCCGAGGTGCGCGAGCAGTTCGCGCACGTACCAGCGCCCGTGGTCGCGCCACGACTGGAGGACGACTCCGACCCGCGCCCGCCACCGCTCGTCGCCGTGCGCCGGGTCGGTGCCCAGCACCTCGACCCGGCCAGCCGACCGCATTCTGAAGCCCTCCAGGACCTCGATCGTGGTGGTCTTCCCGGCACCGTTGGGGCCGAGTAAGCACATCACTTCGCCCTGTCGCACCTGGAAGGTCACGTCGTGCAGGACGTCAGTGGTGCCATAGCGCATGCGCAGGCCCTCGACATCGAGCACGACCTCCTCGCTCGTGTGCATGGTTGTTCCTTTCCTCGTCAAAGAGCCGTCGTCCAAGAACCGCGTGGACCGCCCGCGCATCGGGAGAGCGACCTTGGGTTGCGGCGGCCCGGATACCGAACGGGGGATGGATCGGCTCCGGGCCGCCGCGCTGACGCCGGCCGGGTGGTCGTCCGTCCCGCCGACAGGTCTGGATTACTCGGACCGACGGATTGCCACGTCTCCGTCGAAGGTGCGTACCCTGACTTCGACGACGTCCACCGAGTCGCCGGGTCCTTCGGCCGAATCCAACTCGTTGTGCACAGTGCCGAAGACCGTGCTCACGTCGTACTTCACTGCGCTGCCCTCGCGGATGCCGACCTCGACATCACCCGAAGCGGCGGTCAGTAGCACCAGTCCGCGTCTGACCTCGCCGATCCGGATACACCCGGAGGCCGTCTTGGCCTCGACGCCGCCGTAGGCGCGGGTGATGTCGATGTCGCCGTTGGCCCCGGTCACCCGGAGCGTCCCGGTGACCTCTCCCACGGAGTTGGCACCGTGGTCGTTCTTGATCACCGCGCTGCCCTCGATCTCACCGATCCGGACCGTCCCGGACTTCTTGGTGATCTCACCGTGGCCCGTCATCCGGGCCACCGTGATGTCGCCGGAGATGGCGGTGAGGCGCAGCGGCCCCGTCTGATCGAGCAGGATGTCGCTCTCCACCGTCTCGAACTGGCACTCGCCGAGACGGCCCTCCGCGTACAGTCCCGCCCAGGCCGAGCCTCCCCGCACCTGGGACCCCTCGGGCAGTTCGACGCTCACCTCGACCGAACCGCCCTCCTCGGGAGACGCACTGGACCGCCGCAGCAGTCGCCAGTCCGTCTTGACCTGCAACTTCCCTCGGGAGAAATTGACCCGTACCTGTTTGGCGGCTGCGACGTCGGACACCTTGGAACTATCCGTCGGGCGTACCTCTACGACAGTGTCCACACGGTCACTCGCTCTAAGCCTGATGTCCCCGATGCCGATCTCGAACACTGCGGTGATCGGTTCGGGGGTATCGAAACTGGCCACTGCCGGTCCTTCCGTCATGCGCCCGCTTGCGTGTCATGGCTGCTATCGCGCCCAGCCGGTGTAGCGCCTGGTCCCAGGAGATCCCCGCCGTTCGGTGCGCCGGCTGCCGACCCGCAGTGCAGCTGTGACGGTCCGCACCAGCCAGGCGTTGACCGAGACTCCCTCCCGGCTTGCCACCTTTTCGACCTGGGCCTTGATGCCTTCGGACGGACGGAAGGTGATCCTGGCGGTCTCACCCCCCGCTTCCGCCGGTGCGCTCTCGTCTCCGTATCCGGCATCGTCGCCTTCGGGTGAGAGTTCGGGCGGTGGTGGAATCACCACGAATCGGAGGTCGAGGCCGCGCAGGCGCACCTGGACCGACCCCGGTACGAGGTCGGTGGTGATCTCTTCAGCCGCATCCGACAGCGCTTTGAGCAGCGTGAGCCGGACTGACGAGTCGAACGCCGCGGTGAGCTCTTCCCCGACTGCGAGTGCTTCCTCGCCACGTGCCTCCGCCGCGGCCAGGAAGTCACGGCGAAGGCTGTCGACATAGGGCGTCAAGTCCATGACGTCATAGTGGCACATCCATGGCGCCAGAACAATCGCCATGGCGGCACCTTCGTCGCCGTCACTGGGCTGAAGTGCCTTCCGGGCGGGCCAACCTTTACGAATTTAGGACCCATTGAGATGACGTCACTCTTGCTCTACCGTGGTCGTCGATGACGCCAAGAGGGCGCCACTCTGTCCGGTCGACAGGACAAAGTGACGCCACAGGGAAACCTGGCGCCGCACCCGCGCCGTTGCGTGAGAAGAGGGGCGGTCATGGAGAAAGGGTGCGGTGGTGCAGGTCTGTTACATCCAGTCGGCCACGTAGACGGTCGGCTGGGCCACGTCTCCAGGAGGCCGTACGGCTTCCGGAGGTTGATGGAGTTCAGGCGGGTCGCAGGAGGTCAGTCCCTCGCTCATCGCCGACGCGCCGTCGGCATCTTCCGTGTCGTCCAGTGCTTGCCTGGCCGCTCCGTCGAGGGTTTCGAGTACCCATTTCTCGAAGTCGACCCCCGACCGCTCAGCTGCCTCGCGCCACCACTGGAGGCGTTTCGCGGGGACCGCGAGACGCTGCACTTCCGATGATTTCTTGTCGTACCCTGAGGCGCCGTCATGAGCCTCGCGAATAGCATTTCGCAGCTGCTTTGTGTTCCATTGCATTTGCTCGGAACGGTCGAGCCACAATTCTTGCTCAGGGATCGAAAGAGATGCCACTTCCGCATGGTGCTGAAAGCTGAGCCCCGACCGTCGGCGGCCTAATTCGAAGCGACGGGAAACCCAGGCGTAGTTCCGCAGGGTCTGATAGCTGAGGCCGGCTTCACGAACTCCCCGTTTATAGCGGTCGGAGAAGTTCTCCTTTCCGTGAACCAGCCAGTCGCCAAGCCACCAGACCGATGAGTTGACGACGCCAGACAGCTGCTGACCTGCGCGTTCCCAGTCTTCGAACGAGAGGTCCACCGGAATCTCAAGTCCCACCCCCGTGGTGAGCACCTGAGTGCGAACGGGTCGTTCGCTTCCCTGTCTCTGTCGCCGAAGCGTCAGAGGGACTGGCCGACGTGGTCTTACGGCCCTTGCGTCCTGGACGTTTGTGGTGGCATCCATCCGAATCACCCCGTAGTGAGAGTCCTGGCTGCGCACAAGAGGGGGAGATGCCTGATTCAGCGGAAATAGCCGCCCGATTATCCGCCCAGCATCGCCCCTCGTACTAGATTAAGCCGAAGGTTACTATTGCATGCGTTAAAGATATGCACAATCTTTTGGCTTCGCAATGCCTCTTTCTGATTGCCCCAAGGGATCGTCTGAGCGACAGGATCCACTCATTCTTTTCCATCGCTGTTTAGGTCACGCGTGGGCTGTCGCGGTGCGATGCGGAGCAGATTGCCATGGTCTGATATGTCGATCTTGCGCCTCGGCGCGGTCCTCATCGCCTGCGTACGAGGAACTGGGCGCGGTGGTCGTTGAGTGTGCAACTGCTGGCATTCCGCGGGCGAAGCGGATCATGGGACCTTGACGGTGGGGCGCACCGGATTCGCAATTCCCCCAGGGCTCCGCCCGGTGCCGGGCCGGGGGAGGAGTCCCTGTCGAGATCGCTCTGAAACGCGTACCGGAGGGGCGATCGATCGATTGCTCACGATGAGAGTCGGTGATCGAGCGCTCTCCGGCCGGGCTCCTCGATGCTCCGCCGGACTGCGACCCAGCAGACCATCCGTGTTCACTGCCCACGGCCTTGACCAATGCTTGACGGCCCTGTGTCGTCTTCTCATCGAGTGGCGGAGTCGAGATTCAGCCATTGGCAGTCGTGGCGAAGAGGGTTTACGCCGCGGCTCAGATGCCGTCGGCGGCGTCGGCTCGGCGGACCCTGCTGCCGATCTGATCGAGCCATTGGGTTGCACGGGGAGTCCTTGATCGTCCGGAGTTCGACCAGGGTGACCCGGGCCCAGGAACCTCACCTGACATCAGGCGGTCCGGCTTCGGCAGGGATTCCTCGGGATGTCGTCGAACCGATCGGCCGCGTGATGGGTCCGGGAGGCATTCCGTCGGCCCGGGGCGGGTAACGGTCCTGGGTGCCGGAGTGTGCCCCTCACTCCGCTGCCGGTGGTCCGCACGACCCTTGGCCTGCTCGGCTCCGGCCCACCGGAGCCCCTGTACGTCATGGGATTGGACGGACTTGTCGTCGAAGCGGCCGGCGGTACCCGGCCCGGTGGTGGAACCGCCGGTGCGGCTCGACAGCCATGCCCCCGCGAGCGCGGTCATGGCAACCAGGGGCGGCGAACCGGTTGTATCCAGCCCCTGTCTTCCCCCGGTTCGGGCAGTACGTGCCTGCCCGCCCGGGTCTCGTCAGCAAAGCCGCGCCCATCAGGACGCGGCTGCTGTCGAACCTCCTCCTCGCACCGGGCTGAGATCGCCTGGGCGGGCAGGAGCACTTCCGTACGGTCCGCTGCCCGGGGTGACCCTGAAGTGCAGTCACTGCCCGGCGTGTCAGTGCACCAGGGGGGCCAAGCACAGTTCCGTGCAACCCTCGGTGCGCCAAGGAGTCATGTCATGAATGCATTAACCAGTGTTCAGCGCGAGGCCGAACGCATCCATGCGAGTGTGACGCTCAAAGACGTCAAACGATCGATCGTCATCTGTTTTCTGGCTTGGACGTTCGCCGTGTACGACTTCATCCTCTTCGCCAATCTGCTGCCCGTCATCAGCGACGAACTCGATTGGACGAGCGCACGGGCCACCGGCATCAACACCTGGGTCACGGCGGGCACCGCTGTCGTGGCACTCATGGTCGGCCCCTTCGTGGACCGGTTCGGACGGCGGGCCGGGATCGTGGGCTGTGTCGTCGGGGCGGCGATCGCCTCACTCCTCACCTGGTTCGGCGGCTATGCGGCCGGTGCCATCGGCACCGCGGGCATCGTCCTGCTGGTGCTGATCCGGGCCCTGGCCGGCGTCGGATACAGCGAACAGGCGGTCAACGCGACGTACCTCAACGAGATGTTCGCGCAT
Coding sequences within:
- a CDS encoding cation:proton antiporter; protein product: MSSAEFFIRMGHVLAVLCGVLLVVAAGRFAARKAHQPEVVGELTAGLLAGPAAVWLLGHDTFDVVVPKEVLSVLKLTAQAGLVLFLVGLTHELRSGAPARMGRAAAWVSAGALVPALGTGALLAGWVLLTGDAAVRGTAPTAALVLVLAVSLSVTAVPVLARILTDRGMFDTGAGRLSLTAALVTDCVSWLLLSVAVGLGSGSLAGFLRAMATFACGVLVAALLRLVLRDRIAEVLCRRPWVPVLLTAGIAMGMAAAMELLGMTAILGAALAGLAVPVTDRWESAVARVSRAGRALVPVFFVVTGITVLTAGFGSAPITLIGAALVLGIAGKTVGGYVGARLGGQGHWDALRIGSLMNTRGLTELIVLHAAYEAGLLTAPLFLALVVMALVTTAMTGPALLAVDRAEMRRRQTALPPHTVRKGDGVR
- a CDS encoding ABC transporter permease is translated as MNPTTTALRAGWTRGVIEIRQSVTNAGDIFNHFFWPVLMLVVMFFMRDVDFGSSGFMLGTLVLPSILGMNASMAIITMSQHLTADREDGTLLRAKATPNGMVGYLTGKIVSVSGCLIIDLAIFLIPGLIIIDGLSVGSSGAWLTLAWVLVLGLMATLPIGAVLGSIFTSARSQGILMLPILAMIGISGIFYPITSLPDWVQGLAQVFPVYWLGLGMRSALLPDAAASVEIGDSWRHLETVAVLGGWAVVGLLLAPVLLRRMARRESGSSVAARKEKALQRVG
- a CDS encoding ABC transporter ATP-binding protein, translated to MHTSEEVVLDVEGLRMRYGTTDVLHDVTFQVRQGEVMCLLGPNGAGKTTTIEVLEGFRMRSAGRVEVLGTDPAHGDERWRARVGVVLQSWRDHGRWYVRELLAHLGSYYAAYSTETIKRPWDPDELVASVGLTEHAHKKVRMLSGGQRRRLDVAVGIAGRPELLFLDEPTAGLDPVARHEFHELVGRLAREHETTILLTTHDLPEAEKLADRIMILDGGRIIGDGTAEELSRRIAGEDTVRWTRQGRQYEQSTVDSTGFTFGLFKEYGEEIADLEVRRASLEDTYLAMVRKAETSDGTTSEETAESAGETAAVNEGAAR
- a CDS encoding DUF4097 family beta strand repeat-containing protein, whose amino-acid sequence is MASFDTPEPITAVFEIGIGDIRLRASDRVDTVVEVRPTDSSKVSDVAAAKQVRVNFSRGKLQVKTDWRLLRRSSASPEEGGSVEVSVELPEGSQVRGGSAWAGLYAEGRLGECQFETVESDILLDQTGPLRLTAISGDITVARMTGHGEITKKSGTVRIGEIEGSAVIKNDHGANSVGEVTGTLRVTGANGDIDITRAYGGVEAKTASGCIRIGEVRRGLVLLTAASGDVEVGIREGSAVKYDVSTVFGTVHNELDSAEGPGDSVDVVEVRVRTFDGDVAIRRSE
- a CDS encoding LmbU family transcriptional regulator codes for the protein MGLEIPVDLSFEDWERAGQQLSGVVNSSVWWLGDWLVHGKENFSDRYKRGVREAGLSYQTLRNYAWVSRRFELGRRRSGLSFQHHAEVASLSIPEQELWLDRSEQMQWNTKQLRNAIREAHDGASGYDKKSSEVQRLAVPAKRLQWWREAAERSGVDFEKWVLETLDGAARQALDDTEDADGASAMSEGLTSCDPPELHQPPEAVRPPGDVAQPTVYVADWM